A single Ketogulonicigenium vulgare WSH-001 DNA region contains:
- a CDS encoding division plane positioning ATPase MipZ: MAHIIVVGNEKGGAGKSTVSMHVATALARMGLRIGVMDLDLRQKSLGRYIENRLAFMAAENIDLPTPVYVELPEVDPMTVDPNDNVLDHRFSAAVSALEPQSDFILIDCPGSHTRLAQVAHSLADTLITPLNDSFIDFDLLARIDSDGEKILGPSVYSEMVWSARQLRAQAGLVPLDWVVLRNRIGAQNMNNKQKMESAVDRLAKRIGFRTSPGFSERVIFRELFPRGLTLLDLRDVGGGSLNISNLAARQELRELIKSLNLPGVTPDF, translated from the coding sequence ATGGCGCATATCATCGTCGTAGGCAATGAAAAGGGCGGCGCGGGGAAATCCACCGTCTCGATGCATGTGGCAACGGCGCTGGCGCGGATGGGATTGCGGATCGGCGTCATGGACCTTGACCTGCGCCAGAAAAGCCTCGGCCGTTATATCGAGAACCGGCTGGCCTTTATGGCAGCGGAAAATATCGACCTGCCAACACCGGTTTACGTCGAGCTGCCCGAGGTCGACCCGATGACGGTCGACCCCAATGACAATGTGCTGGATCACCGCTTTTCGGCGGCGGTCTCGGCGCTAGAGCCGCAGTCGGATTTCATCCTGATCGACTGCCCAGGATCGCATACACGATTGGCGCAGGTCGCCCATTCGCTGGCCGATACGCTGATCACGCCGCTGAACGACAGTTTCATCGACTTTGACCTGCTGGCGCGGATCGACAGCGACGGGGAAAAGATCCTTGGGCCGTCGGTTTATTCTGAAATGGTCTGGTCGGCACGGCAATTGCGCGCGCAGGCGGGTCTGGTGCCGCTGGATTGGGTCGTGCTGCGCAACCGGATCGGCGCGCAGAACATGAACAACAAGCAAAAGATGGAAAGCGCCGTTGACCGTTTGGCCAAACGCATCGGCTTTCGCACCTCGCCCGGCTTTTCCGAACGCGTCATCTTTCGCGAGCTGTTCCCCCGCGGCCTGACCCTGCTGGATCTGCGCGATGTGGGCGGCGGCAGCCTCAACATCTCGAACCTCGCCGCGCGGCAGGAACTGCGCGAGCTGATCAAATCGCTGAACCTGCCGGGCGTGACCCCCGACTTTTAA
- a CDS encoding DEAD/DEAH box helicase, producing the protein MDFDMLGLSPRLTKALAELGITEPTPIQAQAIPHAMNGRDVLGLAQTGTGKTAAFGLPMIDALIKDSRRAQAKGARALVLAPTRELAKQIAENLAAYTKDSHLKTVVVTGGAGIGGQIQRMERGTAILVATPGRLIDLLDRKAIDLSQTEFLVLDEADQMLDLGFIHALRRIAPLLPANRQTMLFSATMPKQMEELAASFLSNPIRVQVNPPGQAATKITQSVHFVASRAKTDLLIELLDAHRDELALVFGRTKHGMEKLAKQLENAGYAVAAIHGNKSQGQRDRALRDFRAGTLRVLVATDVAARGLDIPDVRYVYNYELPNVPDNYVHRIGRTARAGKDGQAVAFCAPDEMGDLRDIQKVMKTTIPVASGAPWEVPADGGGAKKGPAGRRPFKGNGGGKPKGDFGRPQGQGQRRGGRPQAKSAA; encoded by the coding sequence ATGGATTTCGATATGCTGGGCCTTTCGCCCAGACTGACTAAAGCTTTGGCTGAACTTGGCATTACTGAACCGACACCTATTCAGGCGCAGGCGATCCCGCATGCAATGAACGGTCGCGACGTGCTGGGCCTTGCGCAGACCGGCACCGGCAAGACCGCGGCTTTCGGCCTGCCGATGATCGATGCGTTGATCAAGGATTCGCGCCGTGCGCAGGCCAAAGGCGCCCGTGCGCTGGTGCTGGCCCCCACGCGCGAGCTGGCCAAGCAGATCGCTGAAAACCTTGCGGCCTATACCAAGGATTCGCACCTGAAGACCGTCGTCGTCACGGGCGGCGCGGGCATCGGTGGTCAGATCCAGCGCATGGAGCGTGGCACCGCCATTTTGGTTGCCACCCCCGGCCGCCTGATCGACCTTCTGGACCGCAAGGCCATCGACCTGTCGCAGACCGAGTTTCTGGTGCTGGACGAGGCTGACCAGATGCTTGATCTGGGCTTTATCCATGCGCTGCGCCGTATTGCGCCGCTGCTGCCTGCAAACCGTCAGACGATGCTGTTCTCGGCCACTATGCCCAAGCAGATGGAAGAGCTGGCGGCGTCGTTCTTGTCCAACCCGATCCGCGTTCAGGTGAACCCGCCGGGTCAGGCCGCGACCAAGATCACGCAATCGGTGCACTTTGTCGCCTCGCGCGCCAAGACTGATCTGCTGATCGAGCTGCTGGATGCGCACCGTGACGAGCTGGCGCTGGTTTTTGGCCGCACCAAGCACGGCATGGAAAAGCTGGCCAAGCAGTTGGAAAACGCGGGCTATGCCGTCGCTGCGATCCACGGCAACAAAAGCCAAGGTCAACGCGACCGTGCGCTGCGCGATTTCCGCGCGGGCACGTTGCGTGTGCTGGTGGCGACTGATGTGGCCGCACGCGGTCTGGATATTCCGGATGTGCGCTACGTGTATAACTACGAGCTGCCGAATGTGCCGGACAACTATGTCCACCGCATTGGCCGTACCGCGCGTGCGGGCAAGGACGGTCAGGCCGTCGCCTTCTGTGCACCTGACGAGATGGGCGATCTGCGCGACATCCAAAAGGTGATGAAGACGACGATCCCCGTCGCTTCGGGCGCACCGTGGGAAGTCCCGGCGGATGGCGGTGGTGCCAAAAAAGGCCCAGCCGGTCGTCGCCCCTTCAAAGGCAATGGCGGTGGCAAGCCCAAGGGTGATTTCGGTCGCCCACAGGGCCAGGGCCAACGTCGTGGTGGCCGTCCGCAGGCCAAATCCGCAGCATAA
- a CDS encoding aminoacyl-tRNA deacylase: protein MASTRGTLALSKAGISFSLHPYDYDPKAEHTGLAAAEALGLDPAIMLKTLMIEVDGKPACVAIPAGNSLSMKRAAAAFGAKQAAMMSVPKAEKLSGYHVGGIGPFGQMRPIRTVFEESAMSGPVIYINAGQRGLIMGIAPDDAARFLQAQIAPLVA, encoded by the coding sequence ATGGCATCGACACGCGGCACTTTGGCCCTGAGCAAAGCAGGGATCAGCTTTTCCCTGCATCCCTATGATTACGACCCAAAGGCCGAACATACCGGTCTTGCCGCTGCCGAGGCGCTCGGCCTTGATCCGGCGATCATGTTGAAAACCTTGATGATCGAAGTCGACGGCAAACCCGCTTGCGTCGCGATCCCCGCAGGCAACAGCCTGTCGATGAAACGCGCGGCAGCGGCCTTTGGCGCCAAGCAGGCCGCGATGATGTCCGTGCCAAAGGCGGAAAAGCTGTCAGGCTATCATGTTGGCGGCATAGGCCCCTTTGGCCAGATGCGCCCGATCCGCACCGTGTTCGAGGAAAGCGCCATGTCGGGCCCCGTCATCTATATCAACGCCGGTCAGCGCGGTTTGATCATGGGGATAGCGCCCGATGATGCCGCCCGCTTTTTGCAGGCGCAGATCGCGCCGCTGGTGGCGTGA
- a CDS encoding YnfA family protein, whose translation MQVLGLYLAAAAAEILGCFAFWMWARLDRSVLWLAPGVVSLAVFAYLLTHAPADTAGRSFAVYGGVYIVASLLWMWIAEQTRPDQWDVLGGVICLIGAAIILWAPRAA comes from the coding sequence ATGCAGGTATTGGGACTGTATCTTGCGGCGGCGGCGGCTGAAATCCTGGGATGCTTTGCGTTTTGGATGTGGGCGCGGCTGGACCGCAGCGTGCTGTGGCTGGCCCCCGGCGTCGTGTCGCTGGCGGTCTTTGCCTATCTGCTGACCCATGCGCCCGCCGATACGGCAGGGCGCTCGTTCGCCGTCTATGGCGGCGTCTATATCGTCGCGTCGCTGCTGTGGATGTGGATCGCCGAACAGACGCGGCCCGATCAATGGGATGTGCTGGGCGGGGTGATCTGTTTGATCGGTGCGGCCATCATCCTATGGGCGCCGCGCGCCGCCTGA
- the rpmE gene encoding 50S ribosomal protein L31 → MKEGIHPDYHFIDVKMTDGTVVQMRSTWGKDGDTMSLDIDPLSHPAWIGGGTRLMDTGGRVSKFKNKYAGLGF, encoded by the coding sequence ATGAAAGAAGGTATCCACCCCGACTATCACTTCATCGACGTCAAGATGACCGATGGCACTGTCGTTCAAATGCGCTCGACCTGGGGCAAAGACGGCGACACCATGTCGCTGGACATCGACCCGCTGTCGCACCCCGCTTGGATCGGTGGCGGCACCCGTCTGATGGACACCGGTGGTCGCGTGTCGAAGTTCAAGAACAAATACGCTGGTCTTGGTTTCTAA
- the rplS gene encoding 50S ribosomal protein L19, whose protein sequence is MDLIAQLEAEQIAALGKTIPDFKAGDTVRVGFKVTEGSRSRVQNYEGVVISRKNGSGIAGSFTVRKISFGEGVERVFPLHSTNIESITVVRRGKVRRAKLYYLRDRRGKSARIVEQTNYKAKAEA, encoded by the coding sequence ATGGATCTGATCGCACAACTGGAAGCGGAACAAATCGCCGCTCTGGGTAAAACAATTCCCGACTTCAAAGCCGGCGACACCGTTCGCGTAGGCTTTAAGGTCACCGAAGGCTCGCGTTCGCGCGTGCAGAACTACGAAGGCGTCGTGATCAGCCGCAAGAACGGTTCGGGCATCGCTGGCTCGTTCACCGTGCGCAAGATCTCGTTCGGCGAAGGCGTCGAGCGCGTATTCCCGCTGCATTCGACCAACATCGAATCGATCACCGTCGTCCGTCGCGGTAAAGTGCGTCGCGCCAAGCTGTACTACCTGCGCGATCGTCGCGGTAAGTCGGCACGTATCGTCGAGCAAACCAACTACAAAGCTAAAGCTGAAGCTTAA
- the trmD gene encoding tRNA (guanosine(37)-N1)-methyltransferase TrmD codes for MTTAADKPMRAAGRKAIRLSLTPSDLLSEPPELAGIWTAQVITLLPQAFPGILGESLIGRALQEGLWQLQTYNLRDFGEGRHLNVDDTPAGGGAGMVIRPDVMARALNVARGRMRGDAPIIYLTPRGRPMTQGLMRELAAGDGVTLVCGRFEGLDQRAIEQFGMIEVSLGDFVMTGGEIAAQALIDATVRLIPRVLGNQESIEEESFSDGLLEHHQYTKPALWQGHDIPEVLLSGHHAKIEAWRRAEAERLTKERRPDLWRAWCAQHGKDPDEDRELSGA; via the coding sequence ATGACAACCGCCGCCGACAAGCCCATGCGCGCGGCGGGTCGCAAGGCCATCCGCCTGTCGCTGACCCCGTCCGACCTGTTGTCCGAGCCGCCGGAGTTGGCGGGCATCTGGACGGCGCAGGTCATCACCCTGCTGCCGCAGGCTTTTCCCGGCATTCTTGGCGAAAGCCTGATCGGCCGCGCCCTGCAAGAGGGGCTGTGGCAACTGCAAACCTATAACCTGCGCGACTTTGGCGAGGGGCGTCACCTGAACGTGGACGACACGCCCGCAGGTGGCGGCGCGGGCATGGTCATCCGCCCCGATGTGATGGCCCGCGCGCTGAATGTCGCGCGCGGCCGGATGCGCGGGGATGCCCCAATCATCTACCTGACCCCGCGCGGCCGCCCGATGACCCAAGGCCTGATGCGCGAGCTGGCCGCAGGCGATGGCGTCACGCTGGTTTGCGGCCGTTTCGAGGGGTTGGATCAGCGCGCCATCGAACAGTTCGGCATGATCGAGGTATCGCTGGGCGATTTCGTCATGACCGGCGGCGAGATTGCAGCGCAGGCCTTGATTGATGCCACAGTCCGCCTTATACCCCGCGTGCTTGGGAATCAGGAATCGATCGAAGAGGAATCCTTTTCGGACGGTCTGCTGGAACACCATCAATATACGAAACCCGCGCTTTGGCAGGGGCATGACATACCCGAGGTTCTTCTCTCGGGGCATCACGCCAAGATCGAAGCCTGGCGACGGGCAGAAGCCGAAAGGCTAACAAAGGAACGGCGACCCGATCTCTGGCGAGCTTGGTGTGCACAGCACGGCAAGGACCCGGATGAAGACCGAGAGCTCTCGGGCGCATGA
- the rimM gene encoding ribosome maturation factor RimM (Essential for efficient processing of 16S rRNA) — MSDRIVLGQIAGSFGVRGDLRLKSFCAIPEDIAIYTPLYTDDGRVFRVVVITGQTNGALVARIEGISSKEEADALRGQNLSADRDRLPNLPDDEFYHSDLIDLEVLDTGGAILGRVKTVLNHGAGDILEVQLTGKPATALLPFTLAIVPTVDLKAGRIIADPPEGLFE, encoded by the coding sequence ATGTCGGATCGTATCGTTCTGGGTCAAATTGCAGGATCATTCGGTGTGCGGGGCGACCTGCGGCTGAAGTCGTTTTGTGCGATCCCCGAAGATATCGCGATCTACACCCCGCTTTATACCGACGACGGACGCGTCTTCCGCGTTGTCGTGATTACCGGCCAGACCAATGGCGCGCTTGTGGCACGGATCGAGGGGATTTCCTCGAAAGAAGAGGCGGATGCCCTGCGCGGGCAGAACCTGTCCGCCGACCGCGACCGTCTGCCCAATCTGCCCGATGACGAATTCTATCACTCCGACCTGATCGACCTTGAGGTGCTGGACACCGGCGGCGCGATTCTTGGCCGGGTGAAAACCGTGCTGAACCATGGCGCGGGCGATATTTTGGAAGTGCAACTGACGGGAAAACCCGCAACCGCATTGCTGCCCTTTACCCTTGCCATTGTGCCGACGGTTGATCTGAAAGCCGGTCGCATTATCGCCGACCCGCCCGAAGGTCTGTTCGAATGA
- the rpsP gene encoding 30S ribosomal protein S16: MAMKIRLARGGSKKRPHYAVVAADARMPRDGRFIEKLGTYNPLLAKDNEERVQLNAERIQYWLGQGAQPTDRVARFLEAAGLVAKTERNNPKKAVPGKASTERAAKKAARDAAPAEEAAAE, from the coding sequence ATGGCTATGAAAATCCGTCTTGCCCGCGGTGGCTCGAAAAAGCGCCCTCACTACGCCGTTGTTGCTGCTGACGCACGCATGCCGCGCGATGGCCGCTTCATCGAAAAGCTGGGTACCTACAACCCGCTGCTGGCCAAAGACAACGAAGAGCGCGTGCAGCTGAACGCCGAGCGTATCCAGTACTGGCTGGGTCAAGGCGCACAGCCGACCGACCGCGTTGCACGTTTCCTGGAAGCTGCTGGCCTGGTCGCCAAGACCGAGCGCAACAACCCCAAGAAAGCTGTCCCGGGCAAAGCCTCGACCGAGCGCGCGGCCAAAAAAGCGGCCCGCGATGCAGCACCTGCAGAAGAAGCGGCTGCAGAATAA
- a CDS encoding chorismate mutase: protein MSQDVVTRAAALLAGHRASIDRLDSILVYTLAERFKHTQSVGLLKAEHALPPADPTREQQQIERLEKLARDADLDPEFAKKFLAFIIQEVIKHHETHQS from the coding sequence ATGAGCCAAGACGTCGTCACCCGCGCCGCAGCCCTGCTTGCGGGGCATCGTGCCTCGATCGACCGGTTGGATTCGATCCTCGTCTATACGCTGGCCGAGCGGTTCAAACACACGCAATCGGTGGGATTGCTCAAGGCCGAACACGCCTTGCCACCCGCCGACCCGACCCGGGAACAGCAGCAGATCGAACGGCTGGAAAAGCTGGCACGCGATGCTGACCTTGATCCCGAATTTGCCAAGAAATTCCTGGCCTTCATCATCCAGGAAGTCATCAAACACCACGAAACCCACCAATCCTGA
- a CDS encoding GNAT family N-acetyltransferase encodes MIPAPTLHTARLTLRRPDARDWVAFRDFMLSPRGATFGITTEGRAFRQFAAELGHWDIYGHGMWTVTLSGSDAAIGLVGPWTPPDWPETEIGWMIYPASAEGKGYAFEAARAAVDHAYRILRWDTVVSYVAPDNTRSAALAIKLGAVLDASAATPDSCKGYQVFRHPRPDALDKGEAA; translated from the coding sequence ATGATCCCCGCCCCCACTTTGCACACCGCACGCCTGACCCTGCGCCGCCCCGATGCGCGCGACTGGGTGGCGTTTCGCGATTTCATGCTGTCGCCGCGCGGTGCCACCTTTGGCATCACGACCGAAGGCCGCGCCTTTCGCCAATTCGCGGCAGAGCTGGGTCATTGGGATATCTACGGCCATGGCATGTGGACGGTCACGCTATCGGGCAGTGACGCGGCCATCGGCCTTGTCGGCCCATGGACCCCGCCCGATTGGCCTGAAACCGAGATCGGCTGGATGATCTATCCCGCAAGCGCCGAAGGTAAAGGCTATGCGTTCGAGGCGGCCCGCGCCGCCGTCGATCACGCCTATCGCATTCTGCGCTGGGATACGGTTGTCAGCTATGTCGCGCCGGATAACACTCGCTCGGCCGCCTTGGCGATCAAGCTGGGCGCCGTGCTGGACGCATCTGCCGCAACGCCCGATAGCTGCAAGGGCTATCAAGTGTTCCGCCACCCGCGCCCGGACGCGTTAGACAAAGGAGAAGCCGCATGA
- a CDS encoding GNAT family N-acetyltransferase, with the protein MNLADDIMLTTDRLVLRKPQAQDWPAMRDFYLTDRSYWVGGPKEPEASWRGWASDIGHWEMRGFGGWVAVRKDTGAAIGRFGPYYPIEWPEKEIGWSLWDANLEGQGYAFEAAKATLAHAFTILGWTTAVSYVHANNAPSARLAERLGAVLDGDAARPQRDFEVLVYRHNPAKVLA; encoded by the coding sequence ATGAACCTGGCTGATGACATCATGCTGACGACGGATCGCCTTGTGCTGCGCAAACCGCAGGCACAGGACTGGCCCGCCATGCGTGATTTCTATCTGACCGACCGCTCCTATTGGGTCGGCGGCCCCAAAGAGCCCGAGGCCAGCTGGCGCGGTTGGGCGTCCGATATCGGTCATTGGGAAATGCGCGGCTTTGGCGGCTGGGTGGCGGTGCGCAAGGATACCGGCGCGGCCATCGGTCGCTTTGGCCCCTATTACCCGATCGAGTGGCCGGAAAAAGAAATCGGCTGGTCGCTGTGGGATGCAAACCTCGAGGGTCAGGGCTATGCGTTCGAGGCCGCGAAAGCGACCCTCGCCCATGCGTTCACTATCCTCGGCTGGACGACCGCCGTCAGCTATGTCCACGCAAACAACGCCCCCTCGGCCCGTTTGGCCGAACGGCTGGGCGCGGTGCTGGACGGCGATGCCGCCCGCCCGCAGCGCGATTTCGAAGTGCTGGTCTATCGCCATAATCCCGCAAAGGTGCTGGCATGA
- the ffh gene encoding signal recognition particle protein — MFENLSERLSGVFDRLTKQGALSEADVESALREVRTALLEADVSLPVVREFVKAVSKKATGQAVTKSITPGQQVVKIVHDELIAMLAGDTDPGVLKIDSPPAPILMVGLQGSGKTTTTAKLARRLKDREGKRVLLASLDTNRPAAMEQLAILGTQIGVDTLPIVKGEDPIAIAKRAKTQASLGGYDVYILDTAGRLHIDAELIAQAAAVRDVVSPRETLLVVDGLTGQDAVNVATEFDAKIGVTGVVLTRMDGDGRGGAALSMRAITGKPIRFIGLGEKTDALEVFDANRIAGRILGMGDIVALVEKAQATFEAEQAERMVKRFQKGLFNMNDLRGQLEQMLKMGGMEGLMSMMPGMGKMSKQMSDAGMDDRMLRRQIALINAMTKKERANPDLLQASRKRRIAAGAGLDVSELNKLLKQHRQMADMMKKMGKMGKGGMLKQAMSMMGKGGIDPSKMGEADMAAAQQQLAKGLGQGFGGQLPGLGGPRALPPGLSGLMKKK; from the coding sequence ATGTTCGAGAATCTGTCCGAACGCCTGTCTGGCGTATTCGACCGACTGACGAAACAGGGCGCCCTGTCCGAGGCCGATGTCGAATCCGCCCTGCGCGAGGTCCGCACCGCCCTGCTGGAAGCTGACGTCTCGCTGCCCGTGGTGCGCGAATTTGTCAAAGCCGTCAGTAAGAAAGCCACGGGCCAGGCCGTTACCAAATCGATCACCCCAGGCCAGCAGGTCGTCAAAATCGTCCATGACGAACTGATCGCGATGCTGGCTGGCGATACCGATCCGGGCGTGCTGAAAATCGACAGCCCGCCCGCGCCGATCCTGATGGTCGGCCTGCAAGGCTCGGGTAAAACCACCACCACCGCAAAGCTGGCGCGCCGTCTGAAAGACCGCGAAGGCAAGCGTGTGCTGCTGGCCTCGCTGGATACGAACCGCCCCGCCGCGATGGAGCAGTTGGCGATTCTCGGCACGCAGATTGGGGTCGATACGCTGCCGATCGTGAAGGGCGAAGACCCGATCGCGATCGCGAAACGCGCCAAGACGCAGGCCAGCCTTGGCGGCTATGACGTCTACATTCTGGATACCGCCGGCCGCCTGCATATCGACGCCGAGCTGATCGCCCAGGCCGCCGCCGTGCGCGATGTCGTCTCGCCGCGTGAAACGCTGCTGGTGGTTGACGGCCTGACCGGCCAAGACGCAGTGAATGTCGCGACTGAATTTGACGCGAAAATCGGCGTCACCGGCGTTGTGCTGACCCGTATGGACGGTGACGGTCGCGGCGGTGCGGCGCTGTCGATGCGCGCCATCACCGGCAAGCCGATCCGCTTTATCGGTCTGGGCGAGAAAACCGACGCGCTTGAGGTCTTTGACGCGAACCGCATCGCGGGCCGCATCCTTGGCATGGGCGACATTGTCGCGCTGGTCGAAAAGGCGCAGGCCACATTCGAGGCCGAACAGGCCGAGCGGATGGTCAAGCGGTTCCAAAAGGGTCTGTTCAATATGAACGACCTGCGCGGCCAGCTTGAGCAGATGCTGAAGATGGGCGGGATGGAAGGTCTGATGTCGATGATGCCCGGCATGGGCAAAATGTCGAAACAGATGAGCGATGCGGGCATGGATGACCGCATGCTGCGTCGTCAGATCGCGCTGATCAATGCGATGACCAAAAAAGAACGCGCCAACCCCGATCTGCTGCAAGCCAGCCGCAAGCGCCGCATCGCGGCGGGTGCCGGTCTTGACGTATCCGAGCTGAACAAGCTGCTGAAACAGCATCGTCAGATGGCGGATATGATGAAAAAGATGGGCAAAATGGGCAAGGGCGGCATGCTCAAGCAAGCCATGTCCATGATGGGCAAAGGCGGTATCGACCCCAGCAAAATGGGCGAGGCCGATATGGCCGCCGCGCAGCAACAGCTGGCCAAGGGTCTGGGTCAGGGCTTTGGCGGGCAATTGCCGGGTCTGGGCGGGCCGCGCGCGCTGCCGCCGGGCCTCTCGGGTCTGATGAAGAAGAAGTAA
- a CDS encoding LysR family transcriptional regulator, translating to MDDWDEIRTAYQVARFGTVSGAAEALGVHHATVIRHIDALEGRLGAKLFQRHARGYTATEAGQDLLRVAQVADDQFNQMITRIQSHKEELAGELVITSLQGMTELLLPVLMAFQAEHPDIILRHLSGERLFRLEYGEAHIAIRAGSIPEDPDHVIQPLAQHPMALVAAESYIARYGLPASEADFAGHRFVGHDAEDYRAPYSRWLATVVPRKQVVYRTLDLQEMYAAVIAGAGIGFVPRWLLGVNPELREVVPLRDDWISPLWVVTHVDLHRSAKVQGFLRMLKGAARDWTC from the coding sequence ATGGACGACTGGGACGAGATCCGCACCGCCTATCAAGTGGCCCGCTTTGGCACCGTATCTGGCGCGGCCGAGGCGCTGGGGGTGCACCACGCCACCGTCATCCGTCACATCGACGCGCTTGAGGGGCGTTTGGGCGCGAAACTGTTCCAGCGTCATGCGCGCGGCTATACGGCGACCGAGGCGGGGCAGGACCTGCTGCGCGTGGCGCAGGTGGCCGATGATCAGTTTAATCAGATGATCACCCGTATCCAAAGCCATAAAGAAGAGCTGGCGGGCGAGTTGGTCATTACATCCTTGCAGGGCATGACCGAGTTACTGCTGCCGGTACTGATGGCGTTTCAGGCCGAGCATCCCGATATCATCCTGCGCCATCTATCGGGCGAGCGGCTGTTCCGGCTGGAATATGGCGAGGCGCATATTGCCATCCGCGCGGGCAGCATCCCCGAGGACCCCGATCACGTCATCCAGCCGCTGGCGCAGCATCCGATGGCACTGGTCGCCGCCGAAAGCTATATCGCCCGCTATGGCCTGCCAGCATCCGAGGCGGATTTTGCGGGCCACCGCTTTGTCGGACATGACGCCGAAGATTACCGCGCGCCCTATTCGCGCTGGCTGGCGACGGTCGTGCCGCGCAAGCAGGTCGTCTATCGCACGCTGGATCTGCAAGAGATGTATGCCGCCGTCATCGCCGGGGCGGGGATCGGCTTTGTGCCGCGCTGGCTGCTGGGCGTGAACCCTGAACTGCGCGAGGTCGTGCCGCTGCGCGATGACTGGATTTCGCCCCTGTGGGTGGTGACGCATGTGGATCTGCATCGCTCGGCCAAGGTACAGGGGTTCTTGCGGATGCTGAAGGGCGCGGCGCGCGACTGGACCTGTTAG
- a CDS encoding ArsR/SmtB family transcription factor, whose amino-acid sequence MQHRLDLVFSALADPTRRAILAMLLEDDMAVTDVAAPFSMSLAAISKHLQILAEARLISQEKRGRVKWCKLEPDALREASIWIQGFGLFEGFDLDAFEAFLTQELPPEAQAEA is encoded by the coding sequence ATGCAGCACCGCCTTGATCTTGTCTTTTCGGCCCTTGCCGACCCTACGCGGCGCGCCATCTTGGCGATGCTGCTGGAGGATGACATGGCCGTCACCGATGTCGCGGCGCCCTTTTCCATGTCGCTGGCGGCGATTTCCAAACACCTTCAAATCCTGGCTGAGGCGCGCCTGATCTCGCAAGAAAAGCGCGGGCGGGTGAAATGGTGCAAGCTAGAGCCGGACGCCCTGCGCGAGGCAAGCATCTGGATTCAAGGCTTTGGCCTGTTCGAGGGCTTTGACCTTGATGCGTTCGAGGCGTTCCTGACGCAGGAGCTGCCCCCCGAGGCCCAAGCGGAAGCCTAA
- a CDS encoding AtpZ/AtpI family protein, whose protein sequence is MSDPDQNDGEKKRLEALEHRLREVRKRDAPQVQPGRDFSQADLAWRMVIELVAGIGIGATIGYGLDVVFGTKPFLMIIFLFLGLIAGVRTMIRSANEVQMKQQAKAASEEKGEESGREH, encoded by the coding sequence ATGTCCGATCCCGATCAAAATGATGGTGAGAAGAAGCGCCTAGAGGCACTTGAACATCGCCTTCGCGAGGTCAGGAAACGTGACGCGCCGCAGGTCCAACCCGGTCGGGATTTTTCGCAGGCCGATCTGGCATGGCGCATGGTGATCGAATTGGTCGCCGGCATCGGGATCGGGGCAACGATTGGCTACGGCCTTGATGTTGTATTCGGCACCAAGCCGTTCCTGATGATCATTTTCCTGTTCCTGGGCCTGATCGCTGGCGTGCGGACGATGATCCGTTCCGCCAACGAAGTGCAGATGAAACAGCAGGCCAAAGCGGCCAGCGAAGAAAAGGGTGAAGAGAGTGGCCGAGAGCACTGA